One genomic region from Xenopus laevis strain J_2021 chromosome 2L, Xenopus_laevis_v10.1, whole genome shotgun sequence encodes:
- the dnajc28.L gene encoding DnaJ heat shock protein family (Hsp40) member C28 L homeolog (The RefSeq protein has 2 substitutions compared to this genomic sequence), producing the protein MKLLGIVQLRNSKCSFYTSVIPRIMSWHWILFFRSHSTIKYKRTVKDCCRILNVPEGCSVEEVRHSYRCLAKKYHPDSGSLCADAGKFMEVDEAYKALLTHLAKEIKKGESEANEETTTESKVPQHRHYLSFEGVGYGTPSQREKQYTQFRVDRATDQVLEFRKQKLERQYSENSMVAKDVRQSKKIKITQAIERLVEDLIQESMAKGDFDNLSGKGKPLNKFSYCPHIDPMTHNLNRILIDNGYQPEWILLQKEIRETIETLRNEVLASRVKLGDPLTPKTSKKWEETCDQFKEDITKLNKRINDFNLVVPLLNRQMVHFNAAKVISQAEKMYAAQRETMRKADEIKAERMELKEQQLEPKKNLLNWIKQLKTF; encoded by the coding sequence ATGAAACTGCTGGGCATTGTACAGCTTAGGAATTCAAAGTGCTCTTTCTACACATCAGTAATACCAAGAATAATGTCATGGCACTGGATTCTGTTCTTCAGGAGTCACTCCactataaagtacaaaagaaccgTTAAAGATTGTTGCAGAATACTAAATGTGCCTGAAGGGTGTTCTGTAGAGGAAGTCAGACATTCGTATCGATGTCTGGCAAAGAAATACCATCCAGATAGCGGCTCTCTTTGTGCAGATGCTGGCAAGTTCATGGAGGTAGATGAAGCCTACAAAGCTTTGCTTACACACCTggccaaagaaataaaaaagggagAAAGTGAAGCCAATGAAGAAACCACAACAGAATCTAAAGTACCACAGCACAGGCACTACCTCAGCTTTGAAGGTGTTGGCTATGGAACCCCAAGCCAAAGAGAGAAACAATATACTCAGTTCCGTGTAGACCGGGCAACTGACCAGGTTTTGGAATTTAGAAAGCAGAAGCTGGAAAGGCAATATAGCGAGAACTCAATGGTGGCAAAAGATGTGAGGCAAAGCAAAAAGATTAAAATCACTCAAGCCATTGAGCGACTAGTGGAGGATCTGATACAGGAATCAATGGCAAAAGGTGACTTTGATAACTTGAGCGGTAAAGGAAAGCCACTTAATAAATTCTCCTATTGTCCACATATTGATCCCATGACTCATAACCTTAATAGGATATTGATAGACAACGGTTATCAGCCAGAGTGGATCCTCTTGCAGAAGGAAATCCGGGAAACAATCGAGACATTAAGGAATGAAGTGTTGGCTTCTCGGGTAAAGCTGGGAGATCCACTGACTCCCAAAACCAGTAAGAAGTGGGAGGAGACCTGCGATCAGTTTAAAGAGGATATCACGAAGCTCAACAAAAGAATAAATGACTTTAACTTGGTTGTTCCTCTTCTGAACAGGCAAATGGTTCACTTTAATGCGGCTAAAGAGATCTCGCAAGCTGAGAAGAGGTATGCGGCCCAAAGGGAAACCATGCGAAAAGCAGATGAAATCAAAGCAGAGAGAATGGAACTGAAAGAGCAGCAGCTTGAGcctaaaaaaaatcttcttaactggataaagcaattgaaaacattctaa